In Streptacidiphilus sp. P02-A3a, the DNA window CAGCGGTAGGCGAGCAGCCCGGCGACGATCGCCAGCACCACGTAGATCACGGCCACCATCAGGATCGACCAGCCCAGGGTGATCCCGGAGGAGCGCCCCAGGTCGTGGATGCCGAAGGCGAGGGCGAAGCTGAACATGGGGACCGAGGCCAGCAGGAAGACCGCGACCACGGCCCCGGCGACGCCGCCCATGAGGCCGCGCCGGACGTCCTTCTTGATCTCCTGCTTGGCCAGCGCGATCTCGTCGTGGACCAGAGCGGACAGGTCAGTGGTGGCAGCGGCGAACAGCTGACCGACCGTGCGTTCGCCCTGATCGGTGGGGCTGCCGTCCTGGGACCTGTAAGCAGTGGACATCCGGGCTTCTCCTTCAGGTCTTCCTGTCACATCGTCAGGGCACTGTCTCAGATCATGCCTCCTCGGGGAGGCATGCCACCACTCGGCCTGCCGTTCGGCCGACCCCGGCGGTTTCAGGCCGCCGAGTCCCGCTCCTCCTCGGCGCACAGCTGCCGGTAACGCCGGTCGCGCAGCCGCAGCAGTACCGAGGCGGCCAGCGCGCAGGCCAGTGAGCCCACCAGTACGGCGGACTTGGCCTCCCGGGCCAACTCCGGTTCGCTGTCGAACGCCAGATCGGAGATCAGCAGTGAGACGGTGAAGCCGATGCCGGAAAGCACCGAGACCGCGAACAGGTCGGCCCAGGCCAGCTCCGGGTTGAGCTCGGCGCGGGTGAAGCGGGCGGCCAGCCAGCTGCCGCCGAAGACCCCGAGGGACTTGCCCAGCAGCAGCCCCAGCACCACGCCCAGCGGCGCGGCTTCGGTGAACACCTGCCCGAGCGACCCGGGGGTAATCACCACTCCGGCCGCGAACAACGCGAACACCGGTACGCAGAAGCCCGCCGAGAACGGCCTCACCAGGTGTTCGACGTGTTCGGCGGGGGACTGTCGCTCGCCCGGGTCCAGCGTGCAGCGCAGCAGCAGGCCCATGGCCACCCCGGCGACGGTCGCGTGGATCCCGCTCTCGTGCATCAGCGCCCAGGTCACCACGGCCAGCGGCAGGTACAGGTACCAGCTGCGGATCCGCAGCCGCTGGAGCGCGTAGAACAGCACCAGCCCGAGCAGCGCCAGCCCCAGGGCCCAGAGCTTGATCCCGTGGCTGTAGAAGATCGCGATGATCAGGATCGCGATCAGGTCGTCCACCACGGCCAGGGTCAGCAGGAAGGCCCGCAGCGCCGAGGGCAGGTTGGTGCCGACCACCGCCAGCACCCCGAGCGCGAAGGCGATGTCGGTGGCGGTGGGGATGGCCCAGCCCGACGCGTGCCCGCCCGCGCCGCTGTTGACCACGGTGTAGACGATCGCGGGCAGGGCGACCCCGCAGACGGCGGCGACCACCGGCAGCGCGGCGGCCTTCGGGTCCCGCAGCTCGCCCGCGACCAGCTCGCGCTTGAGCTCGATCCCGGCCACGAAGAAGAAGACGGTGAGCAGCCCGTCGTTGGCCCAGGACTCCAGCGTGAGGTGCAGGTGCAGCGGCGCCGACGGGCCGACGGCGAAGTCCAGCACCTGGTGGTAGCTGCCCGGCCAGACGTTCGCCCAGACGAGTGCCGCGACGGCGGCGATCAGCAGCAGCACCCCGCCGACGGTCTCGGCGCGCAGGGCGTCGGCGAGGAAGGCGCGCTCGGGCAGCGGCAGGCGGCCGAGGAACTGGCGGCGGGACGGACTGCTGTCGCTCACGCGCGGTTCCTCCGGAGGGGCTGGACTGCTGGCGGGGGCGTTTGACGGATATTCGGTGCTTTTGTCCGATCGTATCCTCGGGACACGGCTGAGGGCCGCCCCCGCGCGAGCGGAAGCGGCCCTCAGTTCGTGCCCTCGTTTCGTGCCCTCAGCGCCCCTGCGGCGGCCCTGCGGTCGCCAGGACGGGCTCAGTCCTGGCTGGTGCCGCCGGGGAGCTGGCTCTGGATCAGGTCCATGACGGAGGAGTCGGCCAGGGTGGTGGTGTCACCGACGGCGCGGCCCTCGGCGATGTCGCGCAGCAGGCGGCGCATGATCTTGCCGGAGCGGGTCTTCGGGAGTTCGGTGACCACCTTGACGATCTTCGGCTTGGCGATCGGGCCGAGGACCTTGGCCACGTGGTTGCGCAGGTCCACGACCAGGTCCGCGCTCTCGTGCGAGGTCCCGCGCAGGATCACGAAGGCGGCGATGGCCTGGCCGGTGGTGGCGTCGGCGGCGCCCACCACGGCCGCCTCGGCGACCTGCGGGTGGGACACCAGCGCCGACTCGACCTCGGTGGTGGAGATGTTGTGGCCGGAGACCAGCATCACGTCGTCCACCCGGCCGAGCAGCCAGATGTCGCCGTCGTCGTCCTTCTTGGCGCCGTCACCGGCGAAGTAGGTCCACTTGCTCTCGGAGGTGTCGTGACCCGCGCCGAAGCGGGACCAGTAGGTGTCCAGGTAGCGCTGGTCGTCGCCCCAGATGGTGCGCAGCATCGACGGCCACGGCTCGGTCAGCACCAGGTAGCCGCCACCGCCGTTCGGCACCTCGTGGCCCTCGTCGTCGACCACGGTCGCCGAGATGCCGGGCAGCGGGGTCTGCGCCGAGCCGGGCTTGGTGGCGGTGACGCCCGGCAGCGGGCTGATCATGACGGCACCGGTCTCGGTCTGCCACCAGGTGTCCACGATCGGGGTCCTGCCCGCGCCGATGTGCTCGCGGTACCAGATCCAGGCCTCGGGGTTGATCGGCTCGCCGACGCTGCCCAGGATCCGCAGCGAGGACAGGTCGAACTTCGCCGGGATGTCGTCGCCCCACTTCATGAACGTGCGGATGGCGGTCGGCGCGGTGTAGAGGATGGTCACCTTGTACTTCTGGATGATCTCCCAGAAGCGCCCCTGGTGCGGGGTGTCCGGAGTGCCCTCGTACATGACCTGGGTGGCACCGTTGGACAGCGGCCCGTAGACGATGTAGGAGTGCCCGGTGACCCAGCCGATGTCAGCGGTGCACCAGTACACGTCGGTGGCCGGCTTCAGGTCGAAGACCGCGTTGTGGGTGTAGCTGGCCTGGGTCAGGTAGCCACCGGTGGTGTGCAGGATCCCCTTGGGCTTACCCGTGGTGCCGCTGGTGTAGAGGATGAACAGCGGGTGCTCGGCGTTGTGCGGCTGGGCCACGTGCTCGGTCGACTGCCGGGCGGTGATCTCGTCCCACCACACGTCCAGGCTGTCGTTCCAGGCGGTCTCCTGGCCGGTACGGCGGACCACCAGCACGTGCTCGACGGTCGGGCAGCTGAGCACGGCCTCGTCGATGGCGGGCTTGAGCGCGGTCGGCTTGCCACGCCGGTAGCCGCCGTCAGCGGTGATGATCAGCTTCGCGTCGGCGTCCTGCACGCGGGAGGCGACGGCCTCGGCGGAGAAGCCGCCGAAGACCACGGAGTGCGCGGCCCCGATCCGGGCACAGGCGAGCATCGCCACGGCCGCCTCGGGGATCATCGGCAGGTAGATCGCGACCCGGTCACCCTTGACCACACCCAACTCGGCCAGCGCGTTCGCCGCCCGGGACACCTCGTCCTTGAGCTCGGCATAGGTGATGGCCCGACTGTCACCGGGCTCACCCTCGAAGTGGATCGCCACCCGGTCGCCATTCCCGGCCTCCACATGCCGGTCCACGCAGTTGTAGGCCACATTGAGCTCACCATCGGCAAACCACTTGGCGAACGGAGCATTCGACCAGTCAAGCGTCTCCGTAGGCTCCTTCGCCCAACTCAGACGCTGCGCCTGGGTGGCCCAGAAGGCGAGCCGGTCCTCGTTTGCCGCCGCGTAGGCGTCGGCGTTGACATTGGCGGCGGCGGCGAGCTCAGCAGGCGGGGCGAATCGACGCTCTTCCTTGAGCAGGTTGGCCAGGCTCTCATTGCTGCTCAACGCGCACTCCTCAATCGAGTTCTGGGCGCGGGTCACTCGTTGCTGCCCCGCCGTCCCAATGTGTTGCCACCTAGCTCACCAGGATGGGGGCGCGCTGACAAGGGGCCTCGGAGAATTGGTGTAGACCTGTCTCCGAGGCCCTGACCGTGTCGCAGGTCCAGGTCAGGCGGCTGTCTCCAAGTGTGGCTGGACAGGAACGAAGGTACGCCCGTTGTGCGACAGCAGGTATGTCTGGGCCGCGGCGAGGTCGAAGTACAGACCTGTCAGCCGGAGCGCCCCGGCCGCGGCCGCGCGCCGGACCGAGTGGTGGCCGCGGAGGTTGTCCAGCTGCTGCACGACATTGGTCAGGCACAGCCGCTCCAGCGCGTCCCCGGCGATCGCCTCCTCCCGGGCGATCCGGGCCGGAGCGTGCCGCGCCCGCTGCAACGAGTCCTGGCCGTGCCGCAGCCAGCGGGTCAGCGGAGTGCGCGCCAACCCGTCCCGCCGGTGCGCGCCGTGCAGCAGCGACTGCATCGCGCCGCAGCCGGAGTGGCCGCAGACAGTGATCGTGCGTACTCGGAGGATATCGACGGCGTACTCGACGGCGGCCGAGACCGAGTCGTCCGGCGGGGGCACCAGGTTGCCGATATTGCGGACGGTGAACAGCTCGCCGGGACCGCTGTTGGTGATCACATTGGGCACCAGTCGGGAGTCGGCGCAGGTGATGAACAGCTGGGTGGGGGTCTGGCCCTCGCGGGCCAGCCGGGCCAGTTCGGGGCGCAGCCCGGGGGCGGTGTGCTGCTGGAACTCGCGGACACCGCCGATCAGCTGCTCGCAGACGGAGGTGTCGGAGTGGTCGACGGGGGCGGTGCCGGTGCTCAGCATGGGTCGCGTCTCCTGGGCGAAGGACGGCGTGGCGGCATGAGACGCGGCGGGGGTGGGCCACGGTTAACCAAGTGTCGGTAAATGGAGGGTAATAAATCCTTTACCTTGTGGGGAGACCCTGCCCACGAAGTTCACCCGTTCGGATGTGCCGTCATCCGGCTCCTCCGTCATCCGGCTCCTCCGTCACCCGGTCGGCTGCCGCCCGGTGCCGTTCGATCAGACCGTCAGCGACGCCCCCGCCCGGCTCTCCGCCGCCCGGGCGTCCGTGCGCGGGTCCTCGCCCAGGTTCTCGTGCAGGTCCTCGCCCAGGTTCTCGCCCAGATTCTCGTGCAGCACGAAGCCGGGGTCGACCTGCCCCGCCAGGTCGGTGCCGGTCTTGGCGTTACCCCAGCTCTGGGCGTTGCGCAGGTGGAAGGTCACCATCTGCTGGGTGTAGCGGGCCCAGTCCCGCCGGTGGTGGGAGGCGTCGACGGCCTCGTGCAGCAGCCGCAGCGTGGCCAGGTTGTCCGGTTCGAGCTCGGCCAGCCGGGGCGCCCGCCCCTGCTCGGCCCGGCGCACCCAGTCGGACTGGCCGAGCACCCCGATCAGGTCGTCGCCGACGTTCTCACGCAGGTAGGCGACGTCGTCCGGGTGCTGCACCTTGTTGCCGACCACCCGCAGGTTCACCCCGTAGTCCGCCGCGTACTCCTGGTACTGGCGGTAGACCGAGACGCCCTTGCGGGTGGGCTCGGCGACCAGGAAGGTCAGGTCGAAGCGGGTGAACAGGCCGGAGGCGAAGGAGTCCGAACCGGCCGTCATGTCCACCAGCAGGTACTCGCCCGGGCCGTCCACCAGGTGGTTCAGGCAGAGTTCGACCGCGCCGACCTTGGAGTGGTAGCAGGCCACCCCCAGGTCCTCCTCGGTGAAGGCGCCGGTCGCCATCAGCCGCAGCGGTGCCCCGTCGATGGTGAACTCCCGCGCGCACAGCGCGAAGACGGGGTTGTCCTCGGGGATCCGCAGCAGCCGCGAACCGCTGCCGGGCGGGGTCGTCTTGATCATCGACGCGGCGTCGGCGATGCGCGGGTTCCCGCCGCGCAGGTACTCCTTGATCTGCGGCAGCTGCGCCCCCATCGAGGGCAGCGCGGCGGACTGCGCCTCCGTCAGCCCGAGCGTCGTCCCCAGGTGCTGGTTGATGTCGGCGTCCACGGCGATCACCGGGGCCCCGGTGGCGGCCAGGTGGCGGACCAGGAGCGAGGTGAGGGTGGTCTTGCCGCTGCCGCCCTTGCCGACAAAAGCGATCTTCATGGGAACTCCGGAGTGCTTGCCGAGGGAGTCGGTGCCCGTTCGTGCTGAAAAGCGTTATCGTCACCGATAGTGTTCATGGTAGCGATTGCGAAGCAGTCGGTGATCAGGTTTGACGCACTGTTGACCCTTTTGAGGGAGCGCGGCCGAGTGCCGAGTGAGCGGGCCAGTGCGCGGGCCAGTGCGCGGGCCGCCGTCGGGCCGACCACCCGAGGCGGGCCCGCCTCCGCGCGTTACGTACGCTCGGAGGGTGAGCACTCCTTCCGTGGACCCCCTAGAACCACTCGCGCAGCTGCCCGGCGTCCCCGAGGCGGTCGCCGAGGCCCGCCGCGCGGTGGACCGCCTCTACGGCCACCGGGTGATGCGCCGCCGGGCCGCCGAGGTGACCTCGGAGTCGGCGCTGCGCGGAGCGCGGGCCTCCGCCGCCCTGGACGGCGCGGACTGGCCGCTGGAGGAGGTCCGCCGGCGCACCGACTTCGGCGGCGACCCGCAGGCCCGCACCGTCGGCGGGGCGCTGCGGCTGAACGCCGAGGCCGGGCAACTACTCGGCACCTGGCGGCACTCGCCGCTGCAGGTGCTCGCCCGGCTGCACCTGCTCGCCGCCGGGGACCTGGATCCCGCGGCCGGACGCCCGCGCCAGGGCGGCGAACAGCCGACCGAGCTCTTCGGGGCGACCCTGCCGGCCGCCGAGGGCATCGGCGCCCCGGACGCCGCGCCCGTCTCCGCGCCCGCCGCGAAGTACGAGCTGCCGCCCGCGCCCGGCGCCGACGAGGCCGCCGCGCGGCTGGACGCGCTCGCCCAGCTGCTGGCCGCCAGGGGCGGCAAGAAGCACCCCAACGAGCGCACCGCCCCGGCACTGGTGGTGGCCGCGGTGGTGCACGGCGAGCTGATGACGCTGCGGCCCTTCGGCAGCCACAACGGCCTGGTGGCGCGCGCGGCGCAGCGGGTCGTGCTGATCGCCGAGGGCCTCGACCCGCAGGCCATCTGCCCGGTGGAGGTCGGCCTGGCGGAGTTGGGCACGGACGCCTACCGCAACGCGCTCGGCGGCTACGCCTCCGGTGGCGCCGAGGGCATGGCGCTGTGGCTCGGGCACTGCGCGGCGGCGCTGCGGCTGGGCGTGCGGGAGAGCACGGCGGTCTGCGAGGCGATGCAGCGCGGCATGGTCTGAGCGGCTGAGCGGACCGGGCGCGGGCCTCCTGCGGACGCCACGGCTCCCGGACCTCACGGCTGTCGGACACACAGATGCGGCGGCACCTCTCGGTGCCGCCGCTGGCACAGGATCCCAAGTGACCATGCGTGCGCCAGTGAGTGCCCATCCGGCCGGGATCCAGCCCGTTGACCGGGTGCGGCGGCCCTATCGCGGGTCGGCTGCACGTGGGTGCTCGGTATCTGTGCGCGGTCCGTGGGGCCTGAAACTCCGTGGTCCCGGTGTTCTGGGGCCACCCGGTCTCGCGGGCCGTCTGCTTTCAGTTGTAGCGCGGTTTCCGGGAAAGCGGAACCTGGGGACGCATTTCTTTACCCTTTCCGCCGCTCCCCGCTCCCCGCTCCCCGCTCGCTCGACGCCTTGCTCAGGCGCTCGACGCCCGCCGCCTGGCGGCGTACCAGACCAGCCCGGCCGTGGCCGCCGCCGCGCCCACGGCGGCCGCGGCCAGCACCGGGCGGCTGCTGACCGCCGTCAGCGACGAACTGCGCTGCTTCAGCCGGACCGGACGGCTGAACAGCAGCACCGGCCAGTCCCGGGCCTGCGCCTCACGGCGCAGACCCCGGTCCGGGTTCACCGCGAAGGGGTTCCCGACCGCCTCCAGCAGCGGCACGTCGGTCACCGAGTCGCTGTAGGCGAAGCTGCGTTCGAGGTCGTAGCCCTCGACGGCGGCGAGCTCGCGGATCGCCACCGCCTTGTTCCCGGCGTAGGCGTAGAAGTCGATCTCGCCGGTGTAGCACCCGTCGGCCTCGGCCATCCGGGTCGCGATCACGTGGTCCGCACCGAGCATCCGGCCGATGGG includes these proteins:
- a CDS encoding phage holin family protein, producing the protein MSTAYRSQDGSPTDQGERTVGQLFAAATTDLSALVHDEIALAKQEIKKDVRRGLMGGVAGAVVAVFLLASVPMFSFALAFGIHDLGRSSGITLGWSILMVAVIYVVLAIVAGLLAYRWFRRISPPDRTIASSKATVDVLKKAKPRPAPTSKQM
- the nhaA gene encoding Na+/H+ antiporter NhaA; its protein translation is MSDSSPSRRQFLGRLPLPERAFLADALRAETVGGVLLLIAAVAALVWANVWPGSYHQVLDFAVGPSAPLHLHLTLESWANDGLLTVFFFVAGIELKRELVAGELRDPKAAALPVVAAVCGVALPAIVYTVVNSGAGGHASGWAIPTATDIAFALGVLAVVGTNLPSALRAFLLTLAVVDDLIAILIIAIFYSHGIKLWALGLALLGLVLFYALQRLRIRSWYLYLPLAVVTWALMHESGIHATVAGVAMGLLLRCTLDPGERQSPAEHVEHLVRPFSAGFCVPVFALFAAGVVITPGSLGQVFTEAAPLGVVLGLLLGKSLGVFGGSWLAARFTRAELNPELAWADLFAVSVLSGIGFTVSLLISDLAFDSEPELAREAKSAVLVGSLACALAASVLLRLRDRRYRQLCAEEERDSAA
- the acs gene encoding acetate--CoA ligase, with translation MSSNESLANLLKEERRFAPPAELAAAANVNADAYAAANEDRLAFWATQAQRLSWAKEPTETLDWSNAPFAKWFADGELNVAYNCVDRHVEAGNGDRVAIHFEGEPGDSRAITYAELKDEVSRAANALAELGVVKGDRVAIYLPMIPEAAVAMLACARIGAAHSVVFGGFSAEAVASRVQDADAKLIITADGGYRRGKPTALKPAIDEAVLSCPTVEHVLVVRRTGQETAWNDSLDVWWDEITARQSTEHVAQPHNAEHPLFILYTSGTTGKPKGILHTTGGYLTQASYTHNAVFDLKPATDVYWCTADIGWVTGHSYIVYGPLSNGATQVMYEGTPDTPHQGRFWEIIQKYKVTILYTAPTAIRTFMKWGDDIPAKFDLSSLRILGSVGEPINPEAWIWYREHIGAGRTPIVDTWWQTETGAVMISPLPGVTATKPGSAQTPLPGISATVVDDEGHEVPNGGGGYLVLTEPWPSMLRTIWGDDQRYLDTYWSRFGAGHDTSESKWTYFAGDGAKKDDDGDIWLLGRVDDVMLVSGHNISTTEVESALVSHPQVAEAAVVGAADATTGQAIAAFVILRGTSHESADLVVDLRNHVAKVLGPIAKPKIVKVVTELPKTRSGKIMRRLLRDIAEGRAVGDTTTLADSSVMDLIQSQLPGGTSQD
- a CDS encoding carbonic anhydrase, with product MLSTGTAPVDHSDTSVCEQLIGGVREFQQHTAPGLRPELARLAREGQTPTQLFITCADSRLVPNVITNSGPGELFTVRNIGNLVPPPDDSVSAAVEYAVDILRVRTITVCGHSGCGAMQSLLHGAHRRDGLARTPLTRWLRHGQDSLQRARHAPARIAREEAIAGDALERLCLTNVVQQLDNLRGHHSVRRAAAAGALRLTGLYFDLAAAQTYLLSHNGRTFVPVQPHLETAA
- a CDS encoding ATP-binding protein yields the protein MKIAFVGKGGSGKTTLTSLLVRHLAATGAPVIAVDADINQHLGTTLGLTEAQSAALPSMGAQLPQIKEYLRGGNPRIADAASMIKTTPPGSGSRLLRIPEDNPVFALCAREFTIDGAPLRLMATGAFTEEDLGVACYHSKVGAVELCLNHLVDGPGEYLLVDMTAGSDSFASGLFTRFDLTFLVAEPTRKGVSVYRQYQEYAADYGVNLRVVGNKVQHPDDVAYLRENVGDDLIGVLGQSDWVRRAEQGRAPRLAELEPDNLATLRLLHEAVDASHHRRDWARYTQQMVTFHLRNAQSWGNAKTGTDLAGQVDPGFVLHENLGENLGEDLHENLGEDPRTDARAAESRAGASLTV
- a CDS encoding oxidoreductase is translated as MSTPSVDPLEPLAQLPGVPEAVAEARRAVDRLYGHRVMRRRAAEVTSESALRGARASAALDGADWPLEEVRRRTDFGGDPQARTVGGALRLNAEAGQLLGTWRHSPLQVLARLHLLAAGDLDPAAGRPRQGGEQPTELFGATLPAAEGIGAPDAAPVSAPAAKYELPPAPGADEAAARLDALAQLLAARGGKKHPNERTAPALVVAAVVHGELMTLRPFGSHNGLVARAAQRVVLIAEGLDPQAICPVEVGLAELGTDAYRNALGGYASGGAEGMALWLGHCAAALRLGVRESTAVCEAMQRGMV
- a CDS encoding HAD family phosphatase produces the protein MDNHLQYFPAAPSPHSRPPRTAAFFDLDKTVIAKSSAFAFSRPLYRGGLINRRAVLKSAYAQFVFLAGGADHDQMEKMREYLSSLCRGWNVQLVREIVAETLHELIDPLIYDEAASLIEEHHTAGRDVVIVSSSGSEIVEPIGRMLGADHVIATRMAEADGCYTGEIDFYAYAGNKAVAIRELAAVEGYDLERSFAYSDSVTDVPLLEAVGNPFAVNPDRGLRREAQARDWPVLLFSRPVRLKQRSSSLTAVSSRPVLAAAAVGAAAATAGLVWYAARRRASSA